One genomic region from Jilunia laotingensis encodes:
- the rplV gene encoding 50S ribosomal protein L22 codes for MGARKKISADKRKEALKTMYFAKLQNVPTSPRKMRLVADMIRGMEVNRALGVLKFSSKEAAARVEKLLRSAIANWEQKNERKAESGELYVTKIFVDGGATLKRMRPAPQGRGYRIRKRSNHVTLFVDSKSNNED; via the coding sequence ATGGGAGCAAGAAAAAAAATATCGGCTGATAAAAGAAAAGAAGCCCTTAAGACCATGTATTTTGCTAAATTGCAAAATGTTCCTACTTCTCCTCGCAAAATGCGTCTCGTGGCTGACATGATTCGCGGGATGGAAGTGAACAGAGCACTTGGCGTTTTGAAGTTTTCTTCAAAAGAAGCTGCAGCAAGAGTGGAGAAATTACTACGCTCTGCGATAGCTAATTGGGAGCAGAAAAACGAACGTAAAGCTGAAAGCGGTGAATTATATGTAACTAAGATTTTTGTTGATGGTGGTGCTACGCTCAAAAGAATGAGACCGGCTCCGCAGGGTAGAGGTTACAGAATCCGTAAACGTTCAAATCACGTGACGTTGTTCGTTGATTCTAAAAGTAATAACGAAGATTAA
- the rpsS gene encoding 30S ribosomal protein S19, with amino-acid sequence MSRSLKKGPYINVKLEKKILAMNESGKKVVVKTWARASMISPDFVGHTVAVHNGNKFIPVYVTENMVGHKLGEFAPTRTFRGHAGNKKK; translated from the coding sequence ATGAGTCGTTCATTAAAAAAAGGTCCGTATATTAACGTTAAGCTTGAGAAGAAGATTCTTGCTATGAATGAATCAGGCAAGAAGGTTGTTGTTAAGACTTGGGCCAGAGCTTCAATGATTTCGCCTGATTTTGTAGGCCATACAGTTGCAGTTCATAACGGAAATAAATTTATTCCTGTATACGTTACCGAAAATATGGTAGGTCACAAGTTGGGTGAATTTGCCCCAACTCGTACTTTCAGAGGACACGCTGGTAATAAGAAAAAATAA
- the rplP gene encoding 50S ribosomal protein L16 → MLQPKKTKFRRQQKGRQKGVAQRGNQLAFGSFGIKALETKWITGRQIEAARIAVTRYMQRQGQIWIRIFPDKPITRKPADVRMGKGKGSPEGFVAPVTPGRIIIEAEGVPFDVAKEALRLAAQKLPITTKFVVRRDYDIQNQNA, encoded by the coding sequence ATGTTACAACCGAAAAAGACAAAATTCAGAAGACAACAGAAAGGCCGTCAGAAAGGTGTTGCTCAGAGAGGTAACCAGTTGGCTTTCGGCTCTTTTGGAATTAAGGCTTTGGAAACAAAATGGATCACAGGCCGCCAGATTGAAGCTGCTCGTATTGCAGTTACAAGATATATGCAACGTCAGGGACAAATTTGGATTCGTATATTCCCGGATAAACCAATCACTAGAAAACCTGCTGATGTGCGTATGGGTAAAGGTAAAGGTAGCCCCGAAGGATTCGTAGCTCCTGTTACTCCGGGTAGAATTATTATTGAGGCTGAAGGCGTACCTTTCGATGTTGCGAAAGAGGCTCTTCGCTTAGCTGCTCAAAAACTTCCTATCACTACAAAATTTGTAGTGAGACGTGATTATGATATTCAAAATCAAAATGCGTAA
- the rplF gene encoding 50S ribosomal protein L6 codes for MSRIGKLPISIPAGVTVTLKDDVVTVKGPKGEMSQYVNPAINVVIEDGHIVLTENESAMIDNPKQKHAFHGLYRSLVHNMVVGVSEGYKKELELVGVGYRASNQGNIIELALGYTHNIFLQLPSEIKVETKSERNKNPLIILESCDKQLLGQVCSKIRSFRKPEPYKGKGIKFVGEEIRRKSGKSAGAK; via the coding sequence ATGTCAAGAATAGGAAAATTACCCATTAGTATCCCCGCTGGAGTAACAGTTACTCTGAAAGATGATGTGGTTACCGTTAAGGGACCAAAAGGTGAGATGAGTCAATATGTGAATCCTGCTATCAATGTTGTCATTGAGGACGGACATATCGTTTTGACAGAAAACGAAAGTGCAATGATTGATAATCCAAAACAAAAGCACGCTTTCCACGGCTTGTATCGTTCTTTAGTTCATAATATGGTTGTGGGTGTATCAGAAGGATATAAAAAGGAACTTGAGCTTGTTGGCGTTGGTTATCGTGCATCTAACCAAGGAAATATTATAGAATTGGCCTTAGGATATACTCATAATATCTTTTTACAGTTGCCTTCTGAAATTAAAGTAGAGACAAAATCTGAAAGAAATAAGAATCCTCTTATTATATTAGAGTCTTGCGATAAACAATTACTTGGTCAAGTTTGCTCTAAAATACGTTCTTTCCGTAAACCTGAACCATATAAGGGTAAAGGTATTAAGTTTGTTGGCGAGGAAATTCGCAGAAAGTCTGGTAAATCAGCCGGCGCTAAGTAA
- the rplN gene encoding 50S ribosomal protein L14, which produces MIQVESRLTVCDNSGAKEALCIRVLGGTGRRYASVGDVIVVSVKSVIPSGDIKKGAVSKALIVRTKKEIRRPDGSYIRFDDNACVLLNNAGEIRGSRIFGPVARELRATNMKVVSLAPEVL; this is translated from the coding sequence ATGATACAAGTAGAATCCAGACTTACAGTATGTGACAACAGTGGCGCTAAAGAGGCACTCTGTATTCGCGTTTTAGGCGGTACAGGACGTCGCTATGCTTCAGTAGGGGATGTTATAGTCGTTTCTGTAAAGAGCGTCATTCCTTCGGGTGATATTAAAAAAGGTGCAGTGTCTAAAGCTTTGATCGTACGTACTAAGAAAGAAATCCGTCGTCCCGATGGTTCTTATATACGTTTTGATGATAACGCTTGTGTTTTGTTAAATAATGCAGGTGAAATTAGAGGTAGTCGTATTTTCGGTCCGGTAGCTCGTGAACTTCGTGCTACTAACATGAAAGTTGTGTCACTTGCGCCTGAGGTACTTTAA
- the rplD gene encoding 50S ribosomal protein L4, with protein MEVNVYNIKGEDTGRKVTLNESIFGIEPNDHAIYLDVKQFMANQRQGTHKSKERSEISGSTRKIGRQKGGGGARRGDMNSPVLVGGGRVFGPKPRDYYFKLNKKVKTLARKSALSYKAQNNGIVVVEDFTFEAPKTKDFVAMTKNLKVSDKKLLVILPEANKNVYLSARNIEGANVQTISGLNTYRVLNAGVVVLTENSLKAIDNILI; from the coding sequence ATGGAAGTTAACGTATATAACATTAAAGGTGAAGACACTGGGAGAAAGGTTACGTTAAACGAATCTATCTTCGGAATTGAGCCCAACGACCATGCTATCTATTTGGACGTAAAGCAATTTATGGCTAATCAGCGTCAGGGTACTCATAAATCAAAAGAAAGAAGTGAAATCAGTGGATCTACTCGTAAAATCGGTCGTCAGAAAGGTGGCGGTGGTGCGCGTCGTGGAGACATGAATTCTCCAGTACTTGTTGGTGGTGGACGTGTATTCGGTCCGAAGCCGAGAGACTACTACTTCAAGTTGAATAAAAAAGTTAAGACATTGGCTCGTAAGTCTGCTTTGTCTTATAAAGCTCAAAACAATGGGATTGTTGTAGTTGAGGACTTCACTTTTGAGGCTCCGAAGACAAAGGATTTCGTTGCAATGACAAAAAATCTTAAAGTTTCTGATAAAAAACTGCTTGTAATTTTACCAGAAGCAAATAAAAACGTATATTTGTCAGCTCGTAACATTGAGGGTGCTAATGTGCAGACTATCTCAGGATTAAATACTTACAGAGTATTGAATGCTGGGGTTGTTGTGCTTACTGAAAACTCTTTGAAAGCTATTGACAATATCTTAATTTAA
- the rplR gene encoding 50S ribosomal protein L18, with product MTTKIERRIKIKYRVRNKVSGTAACPRMSVFRSNKQIYVQVIDDLSGKTLAAASSLGLTEKLPKKEMAAKVGEMIAKKAQEAGITTVVFDRNGYLYHGRVKEVADAARNGGLKF from the coding sequence ATGACAACAAAAATAGAAAGACGAATTAAAATCAAATATAGAGTACGCAATAAAGTGTCAGGTACTGCTGCATGTCCGCGTATGAGTGTATTTAGAAGTAATAAGCAAATCTATGTTCAAGTTATCGACGATTTGTCAGGCAAAACCTTAGCTGCTGCATCGTCTTTAGGTTTAACTGAGAAGTTACCTAAAAAAGAGATGGCTGCTAAAGTGGGAGAGATGATCGCTAAGAAGGCTCAGGAAGCAGGTATAACTACTGTTGTTTTCGACCGTAATGGTTACTTGTATCATGGGAGAGTAAAAGAAGTGGCTGATGCTGCTCGTAACGGTGGACTTAAATTTTAA
- the rpmC gene encoding 50S ribosomal protein L29, with protein MKIAEIKEMSTADLAERIEAEVVNYNQMVINHSISPLENPAQIKQLRRTIARMKTVMRERELNNK; from the coding sequence ATGAAAATTGCAGAAATTAAAGAGATGTCTACTGCTGACTTAGCAGAGAGAATAGAAGCAGAAGTGGTGAATTATAACCAAATGGTTATCAATCATTCTATTTCTCCTTTGGAAAACCCTGCGCAAATTAAACAGTTACGCAGGACTATTGCGCGTATGAAAACTGTGATGCGCGAAAGAGAACTTAACAATAAATGA
- the rpsJ gene encoding 30S ribosomal protein S10 → MSQKIRIKLKSYDHNLVDKSAEKIVRTVKATGAIVSGPIPLPTHKRIFTVNRSTFVNKKSREQFELSSYKRLIDIYSSTAKTVDALMKLELPSGVEVEIKV, encoded by the coding sequence ATGAGTCAGAAAATTAGAATTAAACTGAAATCTTATGACCACAACTTGGTTGACAAGTCAGCTGAGAAGATTGTGAGAACTGTGAAGGCTACCGGTGCTATTGTTAGTGGTCCGATACCCCTTCCAACGCACAAACGTATTTTTACTGTCAATCGCTCGACTTTCGTAAATAAAAAGTCTCGTGAGCAGTTTGAACTCTCATCTTATAAAAGATTGATCGATATCTATAGTTCAACAGCTAAGACGGTAGATGCTCTGATGAAGTTGGAGTTACCGAGTGGTGTAGAAGTGGAAATTAAAGTTTGA
- the rpsQ gene encoding 30S ribosomal protein S17 translates to MISSMEARNLRKERTGVVLSNKMDKTITVAAKFKEKHPIYGKFVSKTKKYHAHDEKNECNVGDTVRIMETRPLSKTKRWRLVEIIERAK, encoded by the coding sequence ATGATCAGCTCGATGGAAGCAAGAAATTTAAGAAAAGAAAGAACAGGTGTTGTATTGAGCAATAAAATGGATAAAACCATTACTGTTGCTGCCAAATTCAAGGAAAAACACCCTATATATGGTAAATTCGTTAGTAAAACGAAAAAATACCATGCTCACGATGAAAAGAATGAATGCAATGTAGGTGATACAGTACGCATTATGGAAACTCGTCCTTTGAGCAAGACTAAGAGATGGAGATTAGTAGAAATAATTGAAAGAGCTAAGTAA
- the rplE gene encoding 50S ribosomal protein L5 translates to MSNTASLKKEYAERIAPALKSQFQYSSSMQVPVLKKIVINQGLGMAVADKKIIEVAINELTAITGQKAVATISRKDIANFKLRKKMPIGVMVTLRRERMYEFLEKLVRVALPRIRDFKGIESKFDGMGNYTLGIQEQIIFPEINIDSITRILGMNITFVTSANTDEEGYALLKEFGLPFKNVKKD, encoded by the coding sequence ATGAGTAATACTGCAAGCCTTAAGAAAGAATATGCAGAGCGTATTGCGCCTGCGCTGAAGTCACAATTCCAGTACTCTTCATCGATGCAGGTACCCGTACTTAAGAAGATTGTTATCAATCAGGGGTTAGGTATGGCTGTGGCCGATAAGAAAATTATTGAAGTAGCAATTAACGAGTTGACTGCTATTACCGGTCAGAAAGCTGTAGCAACTATCTCTCGTAAAGATATCGCTAACTTTAAGCTGCGTAAGAAAATGCCGATCGGAGTTATGGTTACTCTGCGTCGCGAAAGAATGTATGAATTCCTTGAAAAGTTGGTTCGTGTGGCGTTGCCTCGTATCCGTGACTTTAAAGGTATTGAAAGTAAATTCGATGGAATGGGGAATTATACCCTTGGTATTCAGGAACAAATCATTTTCCCTGAAATAAATATCGATAGTATTACAAGAATTCTCGGAATGAATATTACCTTTGTAACCTCTGCGAACACAGATGAAGAAGGTTATGCCTTGTTGAAAGAATTCGGTTTACCGTTTAAAAACGTTAAAAAAGACTGA
- the rplB gene encoding 50S ribosomal protein L2, whose amino-acid sequence MAVRKFKPTTPGQRHKIIGTFEEITASVPEKSLVYGKKSSGGRNNEGKMTMRYIGGGHRKVIRIVDFKRNKDGVPAVVKTIEYDPNRSARIALLFYADGEKRYIIAPNGLQVGATLMSGENAAPEIGNALPLQNIPVGTVIHNIELRPGQGAALVRSAGNFAQLTSREGKYCVIKLPSGEVRQILSTCKATIGSVGNSDHGLESSGKAGRSRWLGRRPRNRGVVMNPVDHPMGGGEGRASGGHPRSRKGLYAKGLKTRAPKKQSSKYIIERRKK is encoded by the coding sequence ATGGCAGTACGTAAATTTAAGCCCACAACACCGGGGCAAAGACATAAAATTATTGGTACTTTCGAAGAAATTACTGCATCAGTACCAGAAAAGTCTCTTGTATATGGTAAGAAATCATCAGGAGGTCGTAACAACGAAGGTAAGATGACCATGCGCTACATAGGTGGCGGCCATAGAAAGGTGATCAGAATTGTCGATTTCAAGAGAAATAAAGACGGTGTTCCAGCAGTTGTGAAAACTATAGAATACGATCCGAATCGTTCGGCTCGTATCGCTTTGTTGTTTTATGCTGATGGAGAAAAAAGATATATTATTGCTCCCAATGGATTGCAAGTTGGTGCGACTTTGATGTCAGGTGAAAATGCAGCGCCAGAGATTGGTAATGCACTTCCTCTTCAGAATATTCCTGTCGGTACTGTGATTCATAATATTGAATTACGTCCGGGGCAGGGTGCTGCTTTGGTTCGTTCGGCTGGTAATTTTGCTCAGTTAACTTCAAGAGAGGGTAAATACTGTGTTATTAAATTGCCTTCAGGTGAAGTTAGACAGATACTTAGCACTTGTAAAGCTACTATCGGTAGTGTAGGTAATTCGGATCATGGATTGGAAAGTTCAGGTAAAGCAGGACGTTCTCGTTGGTTAGGACGTCGTCCTCGTAACCGTGGTGTTGTGATGAACCCGGTTGATCATCCTATGGGTGGTGGTGAAGGACGTGCTTCCGGAGGACACCCAAGATCTCGTAAGGGATTGTATGCTAAGGGACTTAAGACTAGAGCTCCTAAGAAACAATCATCTAAGTATATTATAGAGAGAAGAAAGAAGTAA
- the rpsN gene encoding 30S ribosomal protein S14 produces the protein MAKESMKAREVKRAKLVAKYAAKRAALKQIVRTGDPVDAYEAAQKLQELPKNANPIRMHNRCKLTGRPKGYIRQFGISRIQFREMASNGLIPGVKKASW, from the coding sequence ATGGCAAAGGAATCAATGAAAGCACGCGAAGTAAAGCGTGCTAAATTAGTAGCCAAATATGCCGCCAAGAGAGCTGCTTTAAAGCAAATAGTAAGAACGGGTGATCCTGTAGATGCTTATGAGGCAGCACAAAAATTGCAGGAACTGCCGAAAAATGCAAATCCGATTCGTATGCACAACCGTTGCAAACTGACTGGTCGTCCGAAAGGATACATCCGTCAATTCGGAATTTCAAGAATTCAGTTCCGTGAAATGGCATCAAATGGCCTTATTCCAGGTGTAAAGAAAGCAAGCTGGTAA
- the fusA gene encoding elongation factor G translates to MAKQDLHLTRNIGIMAHIDAGKTTTSERILFYTGLTHKIGEVHDGAATMDWMEQEQERGITITSAATTTRWKYGNETYKINLIDTPGHVDFTAEVERSLRVLDGAVAAYCAVGGVEPQSETVWRQADKYNVPRIAYVNKMDRSGADFFEVVRQMKAVLGANPCPVVIPIGAEETFKGLVDLVKMKAIYWHDETMGADYTTEEIPANLVDEANEWRDKMLEKVAEFDDALMEKYFDDPSTITEEEILRALRNATVKMAIVPMLCGSSFKNKGVQTLLDYVCAFLPSPLDAENVIGTNPNTGAEEERKPSDDDKTSALAFKIATDPYVGRLTFFRVYSGKIESGSYIYNSRSGKKERVSRLFQMHSNKQNPVDVIGAGDIGAGVGFKDIHTGDTLCDESAPIVLESMDFPEPVIGIAVEPKTQKDMDKLSNGLAKLAEEDPTFTVKTDEQTGQTVISGMGELHLDIIIDRLKREFKVECNQGKPQVNYKEAITKTVNLREVYKKQSGGRGKFADIIVNIGPVDEDFKEGGLQFVDEVKGGNIPKEFIPAVQKGFTTAMKNGVLAGYPLDSLKVTLVDGSFHPVDSDQLSFEICAIQAYRNACAKAGPVLMEPIMKLEVVTPEENMGDVIGDLNKRRGQVEGMESSRSGARIVKAMVPLAEMFGYVTALRTITSGRATSSMVYSHHAQVSNSIAKAVLEEVKGRADLI, encoded by the coding sequence ATGGCTAAACAAGATTTACATTTAACCCGCAATATCGGTATCATGGCTCACATTGATGCCGGAAAAACAACTACTTCCGAACGTATCCTATTTTACACCGGATTAACTCATAAAATAGGTGAGGTGCATGATGGTGCTGCTACAATGGACTGGATGGAACAGGAGCAGGAACGTGGTATTACTATTACTTCTGCTGCTACTACAACTCGTTGGAAGTATGGTAATGAAACTTATAAAATTAACTTGATTGACACTCCGGGACACGTTGACTTTACTGCCGAAGTGGAACGTTCACTTCGTGTGCTTGATGGCGCAGTCGCAGCTTATTGTGCTGTAGGTGGTGTTGAGCCACAGTCGGAAACGGTATGGCGCCAAGCTGACAAATATAACGTGCCGCGTATTGCATATGTGAACAAAATGGACCGTTCAGGTGCTGACTTCTTTGAAGTAGTGCGTCAAATGAAGGCTGTTTTGGGTGCTAATCCTTGTCCGGTTGTTATCCCTATCGGTGCCGAAGAAACTTTCAAAGGTTTGGTAGATTTAGTTAAAATGAAAGCGATCTACTGGCATGATGAAACCATGGGAGCCGACTATACAACTGAAGAGATCCCTGCAAATTTGGTTGATGAAGCTAATGAGTGGAGAGATAAGATGTTGGAAAAAGTAGCTGAATTTGATGATGCTTTGATGGAGAAATATTTTGATGATCCTTCTACTATCACTGAAGAAGAGATTCTGAGAGCTCTCCGTAATGCTACTGTTAAGATGGCTATAGTTCCGATGCTTTGTGGCTCTTCATTTAAGAACAAAGGTGTACAGACGTTGCTTGATTATGTTTGTGCTTTCTTGCCTTCTCCTTTGGATGCGGAAAATGTGATCGGTACCAATCCTAATACAGGTGCTGAGGAAGAACGTAAACCAAGTGATGACGATAAGACTTCGGCTTTGGCATTTAAGATTGCAACTGACCCGTATGTAGGCCGTTTGACTTTCTTCCGTGTATATTCGGGTAAGATTGAATCTGGTTCATATATTTATAACTCTCGCTCTGGTAAAAAAGAACGTGTTTCTCGTCTCTTCCAGATGCACTCAAATAAACAAAATCCGGTAGATGTAATTGGTGCTGGTGATATTGGTGCTGGTGTAGGTTTTAAAGATATACATACAGGAGATACGTTGTGTGATGAATCGGCACCTATTGTACTTGAATCTATGGACTTCCCGGAACCAGTAATCGGTATTGCTGTAGAGCCTAAGACTCAGAAAGATATGGATAAGCTGTCTAACGGTTTGGCTAAATTGGCTGAAGAAGATCCGACGTTTACTGTTAAAACTGACGAGCAAACAGGCCAGACGGTTATTTCGGGTATGGGCGAGCTTCACTTAGATATTATTATTGACCGTCTTAAACGTGAGTTCAAAGTAGAGTGTAATCAAGGTAAACCTCAGGTTAACTACAAAGAGGCTATCACTAAGACAGTTAACTTGCGTGAAGTTTACAAAAAACAATCTGGTGGTCGTGGTAAATTTGCTGACATCATTGTGAACATCGGTCCGGTTGATGAGGATTTTAAAGAAGGCGGATTACAGTTTGTTGATGAAGTAAAGGGAGGTAATATTCCCAAAGAATTTATCCCTGCTGTACAGAAAGGTTTTACAACAGCAATGAAAAATGGCGTTTTGGCCGGTTATCCTCTTGATTCACTGAAGGTGACTTTGGTTGATGGCTCGTTCCACCCGGTGGATTCTGACCAGTTGTCTTTTGAAATTTGTGCTATTCAGGCTTATAGAAATGCTTGTGCTAAGGCGGGTCCTGTTTTAATGGAGCCTATCATGAAACTGGAAGTTGTAACTCCGGAAGAAAACATGGGTGATGTTATTGGTGACTTGAATAAGCGCCGTGGGCAAGTTGAAGGAATGGAGTCGAGTCGTTCAGGTGCTCGTATTGTTAAGGCAATGGTACCGTTGGCAGAAATGTTCGGATATGTGACTGCTTTACGTACTATTACTTCAGGACGTGCAACTTCTTCAATGGTTTACTCTCATCATGCTCAGGTCTCTAATTCTATTGCTAAGGCTGTATTAGAAGAAGTTAAGGGACGTGCTGATTTGATTTAA
- the rplC gene encoding 50S ribosomal protein L3: protein MPGLLGKKIGMTSVFSADGKNVPCTVIEAGPCVVTQVKTVEKDGYAAVQLGFQDKKEKHTTKPLMGHFKRAGVTPKRHLAEFKEFENELNLGDTVTVELFDGTDYVDVVGTSKGKGFQGVVKRHGFGGVGQSTHGQHNRARKPGSIGACSYPAKVFKGMRMGGQMGGERVTVQNLQVLKVIAEHNLLLIKGSIPGCKGSIVLIEK from the coding sequence ATGCCAGGATTATTAGGAAAAAAAATCGGAATGACATCCGTTTTCAGTGCCGATGGTAAGAATGTACCATGCACTGTTATCGAAGCAGGTCCTTGTGTTGTTACTCAGGTTAAGACTGTAGAGAAAGATGGCTATGCTGCTGTTCAGTTGGGTTTCCAGGACAAAAAGGAAAAACATACAACTAAGCCGTTGATGGGACATTTTAAAAGAGCTGGAGTAACACCGAAGAGACACTTGGCCGAGTTCAAAGAATTTGAAAATGAGTTAAATCTGGGTGATACGGTTACCGTGGAGTTGTTTGATGGTACAGATTATGTTGATGTTGTCGGGACTTCCAAGGGTAAAGGTTTCCAGGGTGTTGTTAAAAGGCATGGCTTTGGCGGTGTAGGCCAGTCTACACATGGTCAGCACAACCGTGCTCGTAAGCCGGGTTCTATCGGTGCTTGTTCTTATCCTGCAAAAGTATTCAAAGGAATGCGTATGGGTGGACAAATGGGTGGTGAAAGAGTCACTGTTCAAAACTTACAGGTATTAAAAGTAATCGCGGAACATAACCTTCTTTTGATTAAAGGTTCTATCCCTGGTTGCAAAGGTTCAATCGTATTAATTGAGAAATAA
- the rplX gene encoding 50S ribosomal protein L24 produces the protein MSKLHIKKGDTVYVNAGEDKGKTGRVLKVLVKEGRALVEGINMVSKSTKPNAKNPQGGIVKQEAAIHISNLNPVDPKTGKATRVGRKVSSLDGKRTIVRISKKSGEEIK, from the coding sequence ATGAGTAAATTACATATAAAAAAAGGCGATACAGTTTACGTAAATGCTGGTGAAGACAAAGGTAAGACTGGTCGCGTATTGAAGGTTCTTGTTAAAGAAGGACGTGCATTGGTTGAAGGTATCAATATGGTATCAAAAAGCACAAAACCAAATGCTAAGAACCCGCAGGGTGGTATAGTAAAGCAAGAAGCTGCTATCCATATTTCAAACTTGAACCCGGTTGATCCAAAAACTGGTAAAGCAACGCGTGTTGGTAGAAAAGTAAGTTCTTTGGATGGTAAAAGAACTATAGTGCGTATTTCTAAAAAATCAGGAGAGGAGATTAAGTAA
- the rpsH gene encoding 30S ribosomal protein S8 has product MTDPIADYLTRLRNAIQAKHRVVEVPASNLKKEITKILFEKGYILNYKFVEDGPQGTIKVALKYDSVNKVNAIKKLERVSSPGLRRYTGYKDMPRVINGLGIAIISTSKGVMTNKEAADLKIGGEVLCYVY; this is encoded by the coding sequence ATGACTGATCCAATAGCAGATTATTTAACGAGGTTGAGGAACGCTATTCAAGCAAAACACAGAGTGGTTGAAGTTCCTGCTTCAAATTTGAAAAAAGAAATCACTAAGATTCTTTTTGAGAAAGGCTACATTCTTAATTACAAGTTTGTAGAAGATGGTCCTCAGGGAACTATTAAAGTTGCCTTGAAGTATGATTCGGTTAACAAGGTTAACGCAATCAAAAAACTTGAAAGAGTATCTTCTCCGGGTTTACGTAGGTACACTGGTTATAAAGATATGCCGCGTGTTATTAATGGTTTGGGTATTGCTATAATATCTACTTCCAAGGGTGTAATGACAAACAAAGAAGCTGCCGATCTGAAAATTGGTGGTGAAGTTTTGTGTTATGTATATTAA
- the rplW gene encoding 50S ribosomal protein L23 — protein MGIIIKPLVTEKMTAITDKLNRFGFVVRPEANKLEIKNEVEALYNVTVVDVNTARYAGKNKSRYTKAGIINGRTNAFKKAIVTLKEGDTIDFYSNI, from the coding sequence ATGGGAATTATTATTAAACCGTTGGTGACAGAAAAAATGACTGCAATAACTGATAAGCTGAATCGTTTTGGCTTTGTTGTGCGTCCTGAAGCTAACAAACTGGAAATTAAGAATGAAGTTGAAGCCCTTTATAATGTTACAGTGGTTGATGTGAATACGGCTAGATATGCCGGCAAGAATAAGAGCCGTTATACGAAGGCAGGTATCATCAATGGCCGTACAAACGCTTTCAAAAAAGCGATTGTAACATTGAAAGAAGGAGATACTATTGATTTTTATAGCAATATTTAA
- the rpsC gene encoding 30S ribosomal protein S3, producing MGQKVNPISNRLGIIRGWDSNWYGGNDYGDSLLEDSKIRKYLNARLAKASVSRIVIERTLKLITITVCTARPGIIIGKGGQEVDKLKEELKKVTDKDIQINIFEVKRPELDAVIVANNIARQVEGKIAYRRAIKMAIANTMRMGAEGIKIQISGRLNGAEMARSEMYKEGRTPLHTFRADIDYCHAEALTKVGLLGIKVWICRGEVFGKKELAPNFTQSKESGRGNNGGNNNGGGKNFKRKKNNR from the coding sequence ATGGGACAAAAAGTTAATCCAATAAGCAACCGTTTAGGAATTATCAGAGGATGGGATTCTAACTGGTACGGTGGAAATGATTACGGTGATTCTTTGCTGGAAGATAGCAAAATCCGTAAATATCTTAATGCAAGACTTGCAAAAGCAAGTGTTTCAAGAATCGTAATTGAACGTACGTTGAAACTCATTACTATTACTGTTTGCACTGCTCGTCCGGGAATTATTATCGGTAAAGGTGGCCAAGAAGTTGATAAATTGAAAGAGGAGTTGAAGAAGGTTACCGATAAAGATATTCAGATCAATATCTTTGAAGTGAAAAGACCGGAACTGGATGCTGTAATTGTTGCTAACAACATTGCTCGTCAGGTCGAGGGAAAGATTGCCTACCGCCGTGCCATCAAGATGGCTATCGCAAATACAATGCGTATGGGGGCTGAAGGTATCAAAATTCAGATTTCAGGACGCTTGAATGGAGCTGAAATGGCACGTTCTGAAATGTATAAGGAAGGAAGGACTCCGTTACACACTTTTAGAGCAGACATTGACTACTGTCATGCAGAAGCATTGACAAAAGTTGGTCTTCTCGGTATTAAAGTTTGGATTTGTAGAGGTGAAGTGTTTGGCAAGAAAGAATTGGCTCCGAACTTTACACAAAGCAAAGAAAGTGGTCGTGGAAACAATGGTGGAAACAACAACGGCGGCGGAAAGAACTTCAAAAGAAAGAAAAATAATCGCTAA